Within the Bacillus pumilus genome, the region GCTGTCAGAACAGAATTGCTTCAAGAAATGAAGAAAATCGAAGCATCTCGCTGGACTACACCCTTTCTGATCGGTCAAACCGAGCTGACGTTATCAAGTTATTTTCCAGGTTTGATTAAGCATAATCTTCATCATATGGAGCAGGTCAAACAAGCGCTCTCCACAAAAAGAAGATAGAGAGTCACTAAGCTTCTTTCTCAAATGGAAACGTCGCATAATCAAACAAAAAATGAAATAGCCAAAGACTCATGGCAAAGAGAATTTCTTCAGAAGTAGTCAGCAAAATGCCGTCAACCAATTCGTCTGATACATAGACAGCACCCCAATTAAACAAAAGATGAAATAAAACAGCATAGAAAACGATAGATCGTTTTTTGGACCGACACTTGCGAACAAACCGCATGAGCACGTGTTCCAGATGTTCAAAAGAGATTCCGAGTACAACATAGATGCCCATAAACAGTAGTAGCGATAAAATCGATTGATAAAAAGCACCCGTCAAATGAAAGAACAGCACACAAAACAACAAAAATATGTAACAGACAGCCGACGTCGCCATCAGCCACTTCAACCCTTGCCATAAAGCGTGAACAGATTGTTGCATGGGTAAACAACACTCCTTTACATGAAGATACCTGCAAAAAGGACAGCCTTTTTGCAGGAAGGTGGAATTAATCCTCTTTTTTAGGTGCAGCGATGACAGGGTGTTTTTCAGTATCAAGCAATTTCAAGAATTCTTCACCTTGATCTAAATGATCAAGAACAAGCTGTTTCGGTGTGACCGCAAGCCACTGATTGAGCGAGATATCTGCATAATGGTCGCTCTTGAAGATTTCTAAGAAATACAGCGGTTCGTCACCTGTATTTTCTACATAATGCCCCATCGCAAATGGCACATAGCCAACGTCTCCCGCCTGATAGTTGAAGGTTCTCGCATGTCCATCAGAAGCAAATACCGTCATTCGAGCTTTTCCAGAAATGAAATATTGCCATTCATCCGTA harbors:
- a CDS encoding regulatory YrvL family protein, producing the protein MQQSVHALWQGLKWLMATSAVCYIFLLFCVLFFHLTGAFYQSILSLLLFMGIYVVLGISFEHLEHVLMRFVRKCRSKKRSIVFYAVLFHLLFNWGAVYVSDELVDGILLTTSEEILFAMSLWLFHFLFDYATFPFEKEA